Genomic segment of Serinicoccus hydrothermalis:
CCGGGGTGGGCCCGGTCTGGCGCAGGTTGACGGGGACGGAGCGCCCCTGCTGCACCGTCGGGTGGTTGTGGTTGGTGGGGGCCGTGTCCGGGGCCGTGGCCCCCGCCGACTGGTCCTGGGTCTGGGTGGAGATCGGGGTTGCCGCCATGGGCGTCGCCCTCCTGTCGTGCGGGGCCGATCCTGTGACCGGCCGAACGGTGGGCTGGTTTCCAGCGTGCTTCGGACGCTACACCGCGCGTCTCGCCTGATGCAATGGTCTTCGTCATACGCAACACGGCGTGTCGCGGGTGTGGTCCGGTCCGGCGCTCAGGACTGCTGCTCGGAGGACCAGTCCGGGTCGCGGCCGAGGCGGGCGAGCAGCCGATCGGTCGGGGAGGCGTCGTCGGAGACCTCGAGCGGCGGGGCGCAGATCCCCGCGCTGTAGAGCGCCTCCCCCCAGCCGTCGGCCGTGGCGGTCAAGGCCGCGGCCTGCTCCTCGTCCACCGACCACGGCTGACCCGTGGCGCGGGCGACGTCGGAGGCGTGGATGACGAGATCCCAGCCGTAGAAGTCGGCCATCGTGGCTCCGAGGGTCGTCGGACCGAAGTAGCCGTCGTACTCCCGCTCTGCGACTCCGTCCTGCAGGAGGATGTCGCAGGCCTGCTCTGCGTGCTCGGCCCATGCCCGTCCGGGGTCGCCGAGGTCGGGCGCCAGCCCGAGATCGAATCCCTGCTGCCCGAGGAAGTCGCGCTGCGTCTCGATGACGTGGGCCACGACGTCGCGCGCGCTCCACCCCGCGCACGGCGAGGAGGCGTCCCAGCGGCCCTCCACGCCGCGGACGACGAGGGTGAACTGTGCGGCGCGGTCGGCGAAACTCTGTGCTGTGTGGTTCATGCAGCCACGATGGCGCGACCGTGGGTGCCGCCTCTTGTCATAATCCGACACATGCCAGCCGAGGAGGGTCGCGCGCGCCTCCCCGACCCGGTCGACCGTGCGCACCTGACGGGCGTCAGCCGGCCCTCGCCACCGATCCATCGCTACATGCCCTCGCCCCACCTGCGCGACCTGGTGGAGCGCTACTGGATCCCGGTGTGGTCGCTGCCCGAGCCGTCGACGCAGAGCACGCTGCAGCACCCGGTCTGCCTCGTCGTCGTCAGCAACACGTATGCCCGCTTCTACGGCGTCGTCCGCGGCCGGTCGTCGGTGACGCTCGAGGGCGACGGCTGGGCTGTCGGGACGATGCTCACCCCGGCCGCCGGGCGGCTGGTCCTGGGCCGCTCGGTCGCGTCCGTGACCGACACGCACCTCGACCTGGGGCAGCTGCCGGGGACGGACGCGGACGCGCTCGTGGCGCAGATCCGTCGTGCGATGGCGGACGACCCCGGTTCGCCGCGCGCGCACACTGACGCCGTCGTGGCGACCGAGCGGTGGCTGACGGCATACCTGCCCGTCGACGACGCCGGCCTCCTCGTCAACGACCTCGTGGCCTGGGTGCGGGACCACCCGGAGGTGACGCGGGTCGACGAGCTCGCACGGAGGGCGGGGCTGGGGGAGCGGGCGCTGCAGCGGCTCGTCGAGCAGCGCGTCGGCCTCAGCCCCAAGTGGCTCATCCAACGGCGGCGGCTGCACGACGCGGTCGTCGCGCTCAAGGCCGGGGTCGGACCCGGGGCTCTCGCGGACCTCTCGATCCGGCTCGGGTATGCCGACCAGGCCCACTTCACCCGCGACTTCCGGGCCGTCACCGGGTTGACCCCGGGCGAGTTCGCGAGGGACCAACTGGTGCGCTGAGGGCGTCGGCGATGAACGCTCACCTGTGTCGGACCCGAGGCGTAGCGTCGGGTCATGGATGCCGAAGAAGTGGTCCCCCGGCTGGTCGAGACGATCGATGGCCACCGGTGGGAGGACCTGCCCGACCTGCTGGCGCCGGGCTTCACCAGCCGCCTCGTGCATACCGACGAGACCTTCGACCGGGACGCCTGGGTCCGGCTCAACGCGGACTACCCCGGGTTCGAGCGGATGGAGCTCGAGGACCTCGTCGCGGACGGGGGCCGCGCGGCGTGCCGGGCGCACGTCACCGGTGTGGTCGAGGGGCGGACGGCCCACTTCGAGGTGGCGATGTTCGTGACCGTGGCCGAGGGGGTGATCCAGGAGATGACCGAGGTCTGGGCCGACCTCGACGGCGTCGCCCCCGAGGGCACCCGGCCCTCGTGAGAAGCGGATCGGCCCGTCGATGTCGAGAAGCGGGATAGCGCCCCGACGTCCAGGGTGAGCGTCGGCATCCGCCGGTGCCACGACGAGAAGGAGCACCATGAAGTACGTCATCCTCATCCAGTCCAACCCCCAGCCCTGGGGCCACCCCACCAGCGACTATCTCCCGGCGTACCAGGACCAGACGCAGGAGGAGCGGGACCGCGGCAACGCCGACTTCGACGCGATGCTCAGGCAGCTCAGCGAGCGGGGCGAGCTGCTCGGGGGTGAGGCGCTGGGCGACCCGGCCACCTCGCGGCTGTTCCGCTGGGCGGATGGTGAGCGGGTGATCACCGACGGACCGTATGCCGAGGGCAAGGAGCACCTGGCCGGCTTCTTCCTCATCGACGTCGAGAGCCAGGAACGCGCCGAGGAGGTGGCCACGGCGTTCAGCGGACCCGGGGAGACGGTGGAGCTGCGGCCGGCCATGGGTGGTGGTGGCGACGCCGACTGATCCTGACGCGAAGACCTACGAGCAGGTCTGGCGCGCGGAGCGGCGGCACGTGCTCGCCGCTCTCGCGCGCCGGCACGGCGATCCGGCCGACTGTGAGGACGCCGTGCAACAGGCGTTGCTCGCCGCGGCGGAGCAGTGGCCGCGCGAGGGTATGCCGCAGAGCCCGCGGGCCTGGCTCGTGCGGGTCGCCTCGCGTCGTCTCATCGACCAGGTCCGTGCCGACGAGGCCCGACGGCGGCGCGAGGAGGTGGTCGAGCAGCAGGAGCGCGCCCTGCACGGCGGGGCGAGCCGGCCCGACCCGCCGTCCGAGCACGAGCCCACAGCGGTCGCCGACGACACGCTCGAGCTCATGCTGCGGTGCTGCCACCCGGCGATCTCCCCGTCCTCGCGGGTCGCGCTCACCCTGCGCGCCGTCGGTGGGTTGACCACCCGTGAGATCGCCGCCGGCTTCCTCGTCCCCGAGGCGACCATGGCGCAGCGGATCAGCCGCGCCCGCGCCACGCTGGCCGGTGACGGTGCGCGGTTCGGGAGCCCCGACACGGAGGAGCTGGCCGAGCGCCTGGCCGCCGTCCGCCACGTGGTGTCGGTGATCTTCACCGAGGGCCATCAGCGATCGTCAGGGGACACGGTGGTGGACGAGGCGTTCGCCGACGAAGCGATCCGGCTGGCGCGGGTCCTGCGCGCCGCCGATCCCGACGACCCGGAGAGCAGCGGCCTGCTCGCCCTGCTGCTGCTCACCCACGCCCGAGCTGCCGCCCGTGCCGACCACGCCGGCGACCTCGTGCCGCTGGAGCAGCAGGACCGCACGCGCTGGGACTGCGCACTCATCGCCGAGGGTGTGCGGCTCCTCGAGGAGTGCCTGCCCGCCGGGGAGGTTGGGCCGTTCCAGCTGCAGGCGGCCGTGGCTGCCGTCCATGCCGAGGCCGCCTGTCCGCAGGAGACCGACTGGCCGCAGATCCTCGTCCTCTACCGCATGCTCGACCGGGTGGCGCCGGCGCCCGCCACCACCCTGGCGCTGGCGGGTGCCACCGCCGAGGTCGAGGGGGCGGCAGCGGGCCTGGAGGTCCTGGGCCGGATCCAGGACGAGCGGTGGCACCGGCCGTACGCGGTCCGGGGCCACCTGCTGCGGCGACTGGGCGATGAGCAGGGGGCGAGAGAGGCCTTCGCGACCGCGGCACGGCTCACGTGCAGTGTCCCGGAGCAGCGCTACCTGCACCGGCTCGTCCGGGAGCCGGGGTAGAGGGGGCGTCCCGCACCCACCGGCGTGCACGACAGGGGTGCGCGAGGGCATACCCGCAGGTCGCCGGTGAAAGTGCACGCCGGGCGGCGCGAACGCTTGACACCCTTGCTGAGACGGATGAGACTTATTGCACCATACGCGCCGCGTTGCATATTACGCACCAACGAAGGGTGAGCATGAGCACCACATCCCTCCCTGCCCGCTGCGACGTCCTGGTCATCGGGGCCGGCATCGTCGGCAACTCGCTGGTCCACCACCTGGCCGAGCTCGGGTGGACCGACATCGTCCAGATCGACAAGGGCCCGCTGCCCAACCCAGGAGGGTCGACCGGGCACGCGTCCAACTTCATCTTCCCCGTGGACCACAGCCGCGAGATCACAGACCTGACCCTGGACTCGATGCGGCAGTACGAGGAGATGGGAGTGCTCACCACCTCCGGCGGCATCGAGGTCGCCCGCACCGAGGAGCGGATGGAGGAGCTGCGGCGGCGCATGAGCTCGGCCAGGGCGTGGGGCATCGAGTCGCGGCTCGTCACCCCCGAGGAGATCGCCGAGATGGTGCCGTTCCTCGACCCCTCCGTCGTCGTCGGCGGCTTCTACACCCCGAGCGTCGGCGTCGTCGACTCGCTGCGCGCGGGCACGATCATGCGGGAGAAGGCTCAGGACAAGGGCGTCCTCACGACCGTCCCCAACGTCGAGGTCACCGGCATGACGGTCACCGACGGACGGATCTGCGCGGTGCAGACCGACAAGGGCGAGATCGAGGCCCCCGTCGTCGTCATCGCCTGCGGCGTCTGGAGCCCGCGGCTGGCGCGCATGGCCGGCGCGCACATCCCGCTCACACCGGCGGTGCACCAGATGATCTCCGTCGGCCCCTGCGAGCAGCTCGCCGACAAGCCCGGCGAGATCAGCTTCCCCATCATCCGCGACATGGACACCTTCTGCTACGAGCGCCAGCACGGCTCGGACATGGAGGTCGGCTCCTACGCCCACCGCGCGATCCTGCACGAGCCGGACGAGATCCCCTCCATCGCCCAGGCCAAGCTGTCCCCGACCGAGATGCCCTTCACCGAGGACGACTTCGACCCCCAGCTGGAGCAGGCGCTCGAGCTCATGCCCGAGCTGCTCGGCGACGAGCGCGCCGAGATCCGGTATGCCATCAACGGCCTGCTCTCGCTCACCCCGGACGGCGCGCCCGTCCTCGGCGAGACGCCCGAGGTCACGGGCCTGTGGAGCTGCGCCGCGGTGTGGATCAAGGAGGGTCCGGGCGTCGGGCGCGCGGTCGCCGAGTGGATGACCCACGGCATACCCGAGATCGACCTGGGCCACAGCGACATCGCGCGCTTCTACCCCCACCAGCGCACCCGCGCCCACATCCGCGCCCGCACCAGCGAGGCCTTCAACAAGACCTACGGCATCGTCCACCCGGGCGAGCAGTGGGCCAGCTCGCGCCCGGTGCGGAAGTCGCCGATGCACGAGAGCCAGAAGGCGCTCGGCGCCGAGTTCTTCGAGGCCGTGGGCTGGGAGCGCCCGCAGTGGTATGCCTCCAACGAGCCGCTGCTCGAGGAGTTCGGCGACGCGGTGATGCCGCGCGAGAACGAGTGGGACTCGCGCTGGTGGTCACCGATCATCAACGCCGAGCACCTCGCGATGCGCGCCCGCGGCGGGATCGTGGACCTCAGCGCCTTCGCGATGTTCGACATCGTCGGGCCCGCCGCGCTGGACGCGGTGCAGCGGATCATCGTCGCCCAGGCCGACGTCGCGATCGGGCGGGTCGTCTACACGCCCGTGCTCGACGAGCAGGGCGGCTTCCGCTCCGACCTCACCGTCATGCGGCTCGCGCACGACCGCTTCCGCGTCGTCACCGGCGGCGCGCACGGCATGGTCGACGCCAAGTGGTTCGCCGACCACCTGCCGGACGGGGCCTCGCTGGTCGACCTGACCTCGGCATACACGACGATCGGGGTCTGGGGTCCGCGCGCCGGCGACGTCCTCGCGAAGCTCACCGACGACGACCTCTCGCCCGAGACGTTCACGTTCGGCACCTGCCGGCTCATCGAGGTCGGCGAGCTGTCCGTCCTCGCCTCGCGCATCTCCTACGTCGGCGAGTTCGGCTTCGAGCTGTATGCCCCGATCGAGACCGGTGCGGCGCTCTGGGACCGGCTCATCGAGGCGGGCCGCGAGCACGGCGTCGTGCCCGTCGGGATCGGGGTCTACACCGCGACCGGCCGGATCGAGAAGGGCTACCGCGCCTACGGCGCCGAGCTCGACTCCGAGCGGACCCTCGCCGAGACCGGCATGCAGCGCGCCAAGATCAAGGACGCCGACTTCATCGGCAAGGAGGCGGTCACGGCGCAGGCGCAGGAGGAGCCCCAGGCCGTGCTGTGCGCGCTGACCGTCGACGACCACACCTCCGCGAGCGGGGTGAAGCGCTACATGCTCGGCGGCGAGCCGATCCTCACCCGCGAGGGCGAGCAGCTCACCGACGGCCACGGCCACCACCCCTACGTCACCTCCGCGGCCTCGGCGCCGAGCCTGGGCAGGCACGTGCTCATGGCCTTCCTGCCCCCCGAGCAGGCGGTCGTCGGGACCGGGCTGGCGGTGTCCTACATGGAGGAGCTCTACCCCGTCACCGTGGCGAGCGTCGACGCGACGCCGCTGCTCGACCCGGACAACCTGCGGGTCAAGAACCGCTACGACGAGCTCGAGCCGGAGGCCGCCGGCGGTGCCGTCGCGCAGGAGCCGGTGGGGGTGGCCGGATGACCGACGTGCTGGTCTGCGTCAAGCGGGTGCCCGACACCTCCGGCGAGGTCGTCCTCACCGCCGACGGCGGCGGCGTCGACGGGCGGTATGCCGGGTGGACGATGAGCGCGCACGAGGAGTGCGCGGTCGAGATCGCGGCCGGGATCGCCGGTGACACGGGCGGCTCGGTCACGGTGCTGACGCTCGGCGACGAGGACAGCGTCGAGCAGCTGCGCTCGGCGCTCGCCGTCGGCGCGAACGACGCGGTGCGGATCGACGCCACGGCCGACGACTACGGCCCGGCCGACGTGGCGGGCGCGATCGCCGAGGTGGTCCGCGGCCGTGAGGCGGGCGGCGAGGGCTACGGCGTCGTCCTGCTCGGCAACGACGCCGCGGACACCGGGGACCACCAGGTCGGGATCCGGCTCGCCCACCTGCTGGACCGGCCCGTCGTGGCGGGGGCGCAGGAGGTGATGGCGAGCGGCGACCGGCTGGAGGTGCGCGTCGGGACCCCGGCGGGGACCGAGATCTACGACCTCCCGGTGCCGGCCGTGCTCACCGTCCTCGAGGGCGGCGTCGAGCCGCGCTACCCCAACATCAGCGGCCGGATGAAGGCCAAGAAGGCGCAGGTCGAGGTGGTCGAGCCCGGCGCCGCGCCGCAGGGATCGGGACGGCTCGGCCTGCGGGTCCTGCCGCCGCCGGAGAGCAACGTCGAGATGCTCGGCGAGGGGCCGGCCGCCGCGCCGCGCCTGGTCGCCGTGCTGCGGGAGATCGGAGTCGTGCGATGAGCGTGCTGGTGGTCGTGGAGCCGGACGAGAGCGGGAACGGGCTGTCGGTCGTCTCGCAGGAGACCCTGACCTTCGCGCGCCAGCTGCCGGGGGAGGGTGTCGACGCCGTCTTCGTCGGCTCCGTCGGTGACCCCGACGAGGCGGCGCTCGCCCAGTGCCGTGAGCACGGCGTGGGCACCGTCCACGTCACCGACGACGCACGGCTGGAGCGGTATGCCGCCCGCGCCTGGGCCCAGGTCGTGGAGACGGCCGCGGAGACCGGCGGTGCGGCATACCTCGTGGCGGGCGGGACCCCGCGAGGCAACGAGGTGCTGGCCCACGTCGCGGCCGCGCGCGGCGTGCCGATGCCGTGCAACGTCGTCGCCGTCGTGCAGGACGAGCCGCTGGAGGTGGAGCGCCAGGTCGTCGGTGGTGCCGTGCTGGAGCGGGTCGCGCTGGGTGGCGGTGGTGGCCTCGCGGTCGCCTCGGTCGCCGGCCACGCCGTCGCGCCGGAGCCGGCGGGGGAGCCGGGCGAGGCGCGCGTCGAGCGGGTCGAGGCGCAGATCGGCGACTCCGACCTCGCCGCCCAGGTGGTGCGGGTCGAGGAGCGCGAGGGTGGCGACACCTCCGCGCTGACCGGCGCGGACGTCGTCGTCGGTGCCGGCCGCGGCGTGGGCGGTGCCGACCAGTTCGCCGACGTCGAGCAGCTCGCCAGCCGGCTCGGCGGGGCGGTCGGGGTGTCCCGGGTCGTCACGAGCCTCGGCTGGCGTCCGCACCACGAGCAGGTGGGGCAGACCGGCAGCCGGATCTCGCCGGACCTCTACCTCGCGTGCGGCATCAGCGGCGCCATCCAGCACTGGGCGGGTTGCAGCTCGAGCCGGACGATCATCGCGGTCAACACCGACGCCGAGGCCCCCATGGTGACCAAGGCCCGGTATGCCGTCATCGGCGACATGCACGAGATCATCCCCGCCGTGCTCGAGGAGCTCGGCTGACCCCTCCCGCACGTTTTCGACATCTCGAATCGTCGCCATGGCGAACAAACCAGAGGTCGAATTCGGGCAGCCCGGGGTCTCGCACGTTTTCGACTACTCGAATCGTCGCCATGGCGAGCAAAGCAGAGGTCGAATTCGGGCGGCGCGGGTGCCGGAGGCGACAGGCCCGGGCTCCCGCGGTGAGGGCCCCGGCGGTCGGGGTCCCCGCCCGTCAGGGGGCGAGCAGGTCGGCGGAGCCCAGCCAGCGCTCGCCCTCGTCGAGGTAGCCGAGCCGGTGCAGCCATACCCCGGTGCAGACCCGCTCGACGAAGGCCCAGGCGTCCACCCGGTCCGCCTCCAGCCGCAGCCGCGCGCCGACCCGGTCCACCTGAGCCCGGTGCCAGGCCCGCACAGCCGCCGCGGGCTCGGTCCGCGCCAGCGCCTCCAGCTCGGCCATGAGGTCGCGCAGCGCCACGCCGGCGTCGTACTCCCGCTCGCAGAGGAAGCCGTCGGGGTCGATGAAGGCGTACCCCGAGCCCGGCCGCTGCAGCACGTTGAGGCTGTGCGCGTCGCCGTGCACGACGACCCGGTCGGTCGAAGGATCGGCGACCAGGTCGCGCGCGAGGGTGGCGGCGTGGTCGAAGGCGCGGGTATGCCCGTCCACCCACCCGCCCTCGGCGACCTCGGTCTCGACGATGGCGAGCAGCTGGCTGGCCTTCTCGCCGAGCTGCTCGTCGTGCGCGACCGACAGCGGCAGCTCCCAGGCGGGCTCCAGCAGCCCGACGAGGACCTCGACCTGCGCGAGGCCGTCGGGGACGGTGCGGGCGAGGGAGGGCCCGAGCCGTTCGAGGAGCGCCGAGCCGATCTCCTCGGCGTGGTCGAGCACCCGGCAGTAGCCGCGCCCGTCGGCGGCGGCCATCACCCGCACCTGCTGGCCGAGGTCGGTGCCGGCGTCGTCGAACTTCACGGCGGCGGGCAGGTCGCCCCGCCGCACCTCCAACACCGGCAGCCCGACCCCGTCGAGGTGCGCCTGCTCGATGACCAGGCCCCACCGGTCCACGGTGCGGGCCAGCACGTCGGGGAAGGCGTCGAGGAGGGGAGCGGCCCAGTCCTGGTCGGCCCAGGGTCGGGCACGGGCGAGCGCCACCACCTCCGACTGCTCCACGCCTCGATCGTGCCAGACGCCGCACCTTAGACTCCCGGGTGTGCCTCTCCCCGCCCGCCGCGCTCGACCGCGCCCGCTCGCGCGCCTGCGCGCGACGGCGGCGACGCTGCTGGCCGGGGCGCTGCTGCTGGCCGGGGGACCTGCGAGCGCGCTGACCGGCGACGAGGACGACCTCGGCGCCCGCGCCCTGCGGGAGGACGGCTGGAGCGAGCCCCACGCGGACCTCGAGGACGTCACGCGCAGCGGGCCGGTGGTCCCGACGAGCCCGCCGATCACCAACGTCACGCAGATGACGCCGTCCTACTACGCGGACGGCTGCCACGTCTTCCGCAGCGGCACCACGGTGCTGCCGGGCTGCGTCTACGGCGACGTCGACAGCGAGGTCGAGGTGGCGGTCCTCGGGTCCTCGAAGGTCGGGCAGTACTTCCCGGCGCTCGAGGAGATCGCGCTGCGCGAGGGCTGGCGGCTGCGGATGTACACCAAGCTCGCCTGCTCCTTCACCGACGAGCCGGAGCCGACCTACCCCGAGTGCGACGCCTACAAGGCCGACCTGCGCGAGCACCTGGCGGAGCACCCGCCGGACCTCGTCATCACCGGGGGGATGCGCCAGGACGTCGCCGACGGCTACACGCGCACCTGGACCTGGCTGCGCGGGCTGGGTGTCGAGGAGGTCGTGGCGCTCTGGGACTCGCCCGGTCCCACCGGCGGCAACCCCGCCGCCTGCGTCGCCCAGGCGATCGAGGAGGGCGAGAGCCTGAGCTCGTGCGCGGTCTGGCTGCTGGACCAGCACAGCGGCAACCCCTCGATGCGCGAGGCCGCGGCCCAGGTGCACGGGGCCTCCTTCGTCGACCTCCGCGACTGGGTATGCCCCAGCACCCACCTCGATCCCCGGTGCCCCGCCGTCGTCGGGCGCGCCCAGCTCTACGGCAGCGGCTCGCACCTCGTCCCCTCCTACACCGCCACCCTGACCGACCCCCTCCACCAGCGGCTGCACGAGGCCGGGATCGCGGCATACCGTCCCTCGGTGGACCGGGTCGGGGGCGCGGACCGGTATGCCACCGCCGCGCTGCTCGCGCGCGACGCCGCGCCCGGTGGCCGGGTCTTCCTCACCAGCGGCGCCGACTTCCCGGACGCGCTCGCCGCGGCGGCCAAGGCGGGCGCCCAGGACGAGGTCGTGCTGCTGACCCGTGGGGCGTCGCTGCCGTCGGTGACCCGCGAGGCCCTCCTCGAGCTCGAGCCCTCCCAGGTGCTCGTCGTCGGTGGCGAGGAGGCCGTGCCGCAGAGCGTTCTCGAGGAGGTCGCCGAGCTGGCGCCGGCGGAGCGGGTCGCCGGGAGCGGCCGCTACGAGACGGCCGCGGCGCTCGCGGAGGTGGCGCCGGTCGTGCGCGGCGAGGTGGTCTACGTCGCGACCGGCGAGGCCTTCCCGGACGCGCTCGCCGCTGCCGCGCAGGCCGGTCAGGCGTCGGCGCCGATCCTGCTCGTGCGCCACGACGAGGTGCCGGTGGCCACCGAGTACGCGCTGGACGCGCTCGACCCGGAGCGGGTGGTCGTCGTCGGCGGCGAGGCTGCCATCTCGGGGGACGTCCTCGAGGACCTGCGGCGGCTCGCTCCCGATGTGGGACGCGTCGGCGGGTCGGACCGGTATGCCACGGCGGCACTGCTCGCCGACGGCGCGCAGGAGGTGCTGCACGTGGGCTCGGGACTGTCCTTCGCCGACGCCCTCGCCGCGGCGCCGGTCGCGGCCGCGGCGGACGGGGCCGTGCTGCTCACCGAGGCGGATCGGGTGCCGGCGGCGACCAGCCAGGCGTTGCAACGGCTCGCGCCGGAGCGGGTCGTGCTCACCGGGGGAGCCGGCGTGGTCGGCGAGGACGTGCGGCGGGCGTTGCTGCGGCTCGCCTCCTGAGGGTCGGGGCTCGGCCGGGACGACCAGCCCCCGGCCTCAGAGGTCGGCGAGCAGGGCCGCCGGCTGCTCCACGCAGTCGGCGACGAGGCGCAGGAACCCGCCCGCCGTCCCGCCGTCACACACGCGGTGGTCGAAGGTGAAGGACAGCTGCGTCACCTTGCGCAGCTTCACCTTGCCCCGGTGCGCCCACGGCTTGTCGACGATCCGGCCGACGCCCAGCATCGCGGCCTCGGGGTGGTTGATGATCGGCGTGGAGCCGTCGACACCGAAGACCCCGTAGTTGTTGAGCGTGAACGTGCCTCCGGTCAGCTCGGCGGGGGAGAGCTTGCCGTCCCGGGCGCGGACCGTGAGCTCGCGCAGCACGGCGGCCAGCTCGGTGGTCGTCATCGCGTCGGCACCGTGCACGACCGGCACCACGAGCCCGCGCGGGCTCTGCGCCGCGAAGCCGAGGTTGACCGCGCCGTGGTGGACGATCTCGCCGGCCTCGGTGTCGACCGAGGAGTTGAGGGCGGGGTAGGCTCGCAGCCCGGCCACGGTGATCCGGGCCAGCAGCGGCAGCACGCCGATGCCCGC
This window contains:
- a CDS encoding helix-turn-helix domain-containing protein, which produces MPAEEGRARLPDPVDRAHLTGVSRPSPPIHRYMPSPHLRDLVERYWIPVWSLPEPSTQSTLQHPVCLVVVSNTYARFYGVVRGRSSVTLEGDGWAVGTMLTPAAGRLVLGRSVASVTDTHLDLGQLPGTDADALVAQIRRAMADDPGSPRAHTDAVVATERWLTAYLPVDDAGLLVNDLVAWVRDHPEVTRVDELARRAGLGERALQRLVEQRVGLSPKWLIQRRRLHDAVVALKAGVGPGALADLSIRLGYADQAHFTRDFRAVTGLTPGEFARDQLVR
- a CDS encoding nuclear transport factor 2 family protein codes for the protein MDAEEVVPRLVETIDGHRWEDLPDLLAPGFTSRLVHTDETFDRDAWVRLNADYPGFERMELEDLVADGGRAACRAHVTGVVEGRTAHFEVAMFVTVAEGVIQEMTEVWADLDGVAPEGTRPS
- a CDS encoding electron transfer flavoprotein subunit beta/FixA family protein, with the protein product MTDVLVCVKRVPDTSGEVVLTADGGGVDGRYAGWTMSAHEECAVEIAAGIAGDTGGSVTVLTLGDEDSVEQLRSALAVGANDAVRIDATADDYGPADVAGAIAEVVRGREAGGEGYGVVLLGNDAADTGDHQVGIRLAHLLDRPVVAGAQEVMASGDRLEVRVGTPAGTEIYDLPVPAVLTVLEGGVEPRYPNISGRMKAKKAQVEVVEPGAAPQGSGRLGLRVLPPPESNVEMLGEGPAAAPRLVAVLREIGVVR
- a CDS encoding YciI family protein, giving the protein MKYVILIQSNPQPWGHPTSDYLPAYQDQTQEERDRGNADFDAMLRQLSERGELLGGEALGDPATSRLFRWADGERVITDGPYAEGKEHLAGFFLIDVESQERAEEVATAFSGPGETVELRPAMGGGGDAD
- a CDS encoding GcvT family protein, translated to MSTTSLPARCDVLVIGAGIVGNSLVHHLAELGWTDIVQIDKGPLPNPGGSTGHASNFIFPVDHSREITDLTLDSMRQYEEMGVLTTSGGIEVARTEERMEELRRRMSSARAWGIESRLVTPEEIAEMVPFLDPSVVVGGFYTPSVGVVDSLRAGTIMREKAQDKGVLTTVPNVEVTGMTVTDGRICAVQTDKGEIEAPVVVIACGVWSPRLARMAGAHIPLTPAVHQMISVGPCEQLADKPGEISFPIIRDMDTFCYERQHGSDMEVGSYAHRAILHEPDEIPSIAQAKLSPTEMPFTEDDFDPQLEQALELMPELLGDERAEIRYAINGLLSLTPDGAPVLGETPEVTGLWSCAAVWIKEGPGVGRAVAEWMTHGIPEIDLGHSDIARFYPHQRTRAHIRARTSEAFNKTYGIVHPGEQWASSRPVRKSPMHESQKALGAEFFEAVGWERPQWYASNEPLLEEFGDAVMPRENEWDSRWWSPIINAEHLAMRARGGIVDLSAFAMFDIVGPAALDAVQRIIVAQADVAIGRVVYTPVLDEQGGFRSDLTVMRLAHDRFRVVTGGAHGMVDAKWFADHLPDGASLVDLTSAYTTIGVWGPRAGDVLAKLTDDDLSPETFTFGTCRLIEVGELSVLASRISYVGEFGFELYAPIETGAALWDRLIEAGREHGVVPVGIGVYTATGRIEKGYRAYGAELDSERTLAETGMQRAKIKDADFIGKEAVTAQAQEEPQAVLCALTVDDHTSASGVKRYMLGGEPILTREGEQLTDGHGHHPYVTSAASAPSLGRHVLMAFLPPEQAVVGTGLAVSYMEELYPVTVASVDATPLLDPDNLRVKNRYDELEPEAAGGAVAQEPVGVAG
- a CDS encoding RNA polymerase sigma factor: MATPTDPDAKTYEQVWRAERRHVLAALARRHGDPADCEDAVQQALLAAAEQWPREGMPQSPRAWLVRVASRRLIDQVRADEARRRREEVVEQQERALHGGASRPDPPSEHEPTAVADDTLELMLRCCHPAISPSSRVALTLRAVGGLTTREIAAGFLVPEATMAQRISRARATLAGDGARFGSPDTEELAERLAAVRHVVSVIFTEGHQRSSGDTVVDEAFADEAIRLARVLRAADPDDPESSGLLALLLLTHARAAARADHAGDLVPLEQQDRTRWDCALIAEGVRLLEECLPAGEVGPFQLQAAVAAVHAEAACPQETDWPQILVLYRMLDRVAPAPATTLALAGATAEVEGAAAGLEVLGRIQDERWHRPYAVRGHLLRRLGDEQGAREAFATAARLTCSVPEQRYLHRLVREPG
- a CDS encoding aminoglycoside phosphotransferase family protein, with product MEQSEVVALARARPWADQDWAAPLLDAFPDVLARTVDRWGLVIEQAHLDGVGLPVLEVRRGDLPAAVKFDDAGTDLGQQVRVMAAADGRGYCRVLDHAEEIGSALLERLGPSLARTVPDGLAQVEVLVGLLEPAWELPLSVAHDEQLGEKASQLLAIVETEVAEGGWVDGHTRAFDHAATLARDLVADPSTDRVVVHGDAHSLNVLQRPGSGYAFIDPDGFLCEREYDAGVALRDLMAELEALARTEPAAAVRAWHRAQVDRVGARLRLEADRVDAWAFVERVCTGVWLHRLGYLDEGERWLGSADLLAP
- a CDS encoding TIGR03086 family metal-binding protein, whose amino-acid sequence is MNHTAQSFADRAAQFTLVVRGVEGRWDASSPCAGWSARDVVAHVIETQRDFLGQQGFDLGLAPDLGDPGRAWAEHAEQACDILLQDGVAEREYDGYFGPTTLGATMADFYGWDLVIHASDVARATGQPWSVDEEQAAALTATADGWGEALYSAGICAPPLEVSDDASPTDRLLARLGRDPDWSSEQQS
- a CDS encoding electron transfer flavoprotein subunit alpha/FixB family protein, which encodes MSVLVVVEPDESGNGLSVVSQETLTFARQLPGEGVDAVFVGSVGDPDEAALAQCREHGVGTVHVTDDARLERYAARAWAQVVETAAETGGAAYLVAGGTPRGNEVLAHVAAARGVPMPCNVVAVVQDEPLEVERQVVGGAVLERVALGGGGGLAVASVAGHAVAPEPAGEPGEARVERVEAQIGDSDLAAQVVRVEEREGGDTSALTGADVVVGAGRGVGGADQFADVEQLASRLGGAVGVSRVVTSLGWRPHHEQVGQTGSRISPDLYLACGISGAIQHWAGCSSSRTIIAVNTDAEAPMVTKARYAVIGDMHEIIPAVLEELG